A single genomic interval of Penicillium psychrofluorescens genome assembly, chromosome: 2 harbors:
- a CDS encoding uncharacterized protein (ID:PFLUO_002470-T1.cds;~source:funannotate) codes for MRRGLVIFLLVNLLIIAFLVRSVSTLLSLLLEDAAADAIHHAELPSPNSSLIEQRPQIIPKIIHQTYKNETIPEVWVEAQRTCIDLHPDYEYILWTNEKSREFIAAEYPWFLETFDGYKYPIQRADSIRYFVLAHYGGTYIDLDDGCNRRLDPLLAYPAWVRRTVPTGISNDAMGSVPQHPFFLRVIELLQQYDRSWLLPYITVMYSTGPLFLSVIWKEYMQDRPSEAGRVRILMQDEYNRFSWSFFTHHRGNSWHGKDARFIFWMGQHWILLTFLGFSLAGVVGFCLWWSYGRVMLLGAKYRYRYTKVPSLISPSRLSSSPTRRSRMLPTLLRRVSFKEDEEARGVTETSYELSRHDD; via the exons ATGCGACGCGGACTCGTGATCTTTCTGCTGGTCAACCTGCTCATCATCGCGTTCCTGGTTCGAAGCGTCTCGACCCTGCTCTCACTGCTCCTcgaagatgccgccgccgacgccatccaccatgccgaGCTGCCCTCGCCCAATTCCAGCCTGATCGAGCAACGCCCACAGATCATCCCCAAGATCATTCACCAGACCTACAAGAACGAGACTATCCCCGAGGTGTGGGTGGAAGCGCAGCGGACTTGCATTGACTTGCATCCTGATTATGAATATATT CTCTGGACGAACGAGAAATCGCGTGAATTCATCGCGGCCGAGTACCCCTGGTTTCTCGAGACGTTTGACGGCTACAAGTACCCCATCCAGCGGGCTGATTCGATCCGCTACTTCGTCCTGGCGCACTATGGTGGGACATATATCGATCTGGACGAT GGCTGTAATCGCCGGTTGGACCCTTTGCTCGCTTATCCCGCGTGGGTGCGCCGAACGGTTCCCACGGGCATCTCGAACGATGCCATGGGCTCGGTACCCCAGCACCCATTCTTCCTCCGTGTGATCGAATTGTTACAACAATATGACCGCAGCTGGCTGCTCCCATATATCACGGTCATGTATTCCACTGGTCCGCTGTTCTTGTCGGTTATCTGGAAGGAGTACATGCAGGACCGACCCAGCGAAGCCGGCCGCGTGCGCATCCTCATGCAGGACGAGTACAACCGGTTCTCCTGGAGCTTCTTCACCCACCACCGGGGCAACAGCTGGCACGGCAAGGACGCGCGCTTCATCTTCTGGATGGGCCAACACTGGATTCTCCTAACcttcctcggcttcagcCTAGCTGGCGTGGTCGGCTTCTGCCTCTGGTGGTCGTATGGTCGGGTCATGCTCCTGGGAGCCAAGTACCGCTACCGCTACACCAAGGTGCCCTCCCTCATCAGCCCGTCCcgcctctcctcctcgcccacgCGGCGCTCGCGCATGCTCCCCACGCTCCTCCGACGCGTCAGCTTcaaggaagacgaagaggcTCGCGGGGTCACCGAGACCTCGTACGAGCTCAGTCGCCACGATGATTGA